From Vulpes vulpes isolate BD-2025 chromosome 7, VulVul3, whole genome shotgun sequence, one genomic window encodes:
- the LOC112923890 gene encoding sterile alpha motif domain-containing protein 9-like: MNEEVNLPEVVDDWTKEHVKQWVTKDLKIDEKYGQILLSEEVTGLVLQELTEKDLREMGLPRGSALLIKRRYNKLNNSSSESNNQDSGQLDHTKPSKKEHPKKPQQMKKEEEKSVLSNIDHDLREARDTKEQESILMKEDPLNEGATAEDQNEDKLETKQLTCMPYPFDQFCNSHCYIENSVLQPETGPLNLIDPIHEFKALTNTEAATEKDIKMKFSNEVFRFASACMNSRTNGTIHFGVKNRPHGQIVGVKVAHKDAFIDHFNIMIRQYFEESEINEVKKCIREPRFVEVLLQNNTLSDRFVIEVDVIPKHSVCEKKYFLIRMQNFKSETWKPNQDLSLFVRDGPSTKDILANVKQRELTFKAFLQNLKSVVASRKEAEEEYEMKADRKESEGQKLVKLLIGNRDSLDNSYYKWYILVTNKCHPNQTKNLDFLKEMELFAVLEFDPESVSKGVVKAYKKSRIANLHFPNQFEEKTNNIREKISSLNLYQQTSWIFCNGRSDLKNESYKPLEPHLWHRERASEVRKLILFLTDENIMTRGKFLVVFLLLSPVESPGDPLIETFCAFYQALKGMENILCICVNSHIYQRWKDLLQTRLTIADELTNHSISTLNLELINSTILKLKPVTQSLRRFLPSHGFSSIILEKKEEDILTALEILCENECKDTDIEKDKSKFQEFKKLKEEHFYRGGKVSWWNFYFSSENYSSAFVKRDSYEKLKVLIKCWAESPKPEFAKIINLYHHPGCGGTTLAMNVLWDLKKNFRCAVLKNKTTNFEEIVEQVTKLITYKATSHEDYFPVLLLVDDFEDQENVYVLQNAIDSILGEKGLRYEKTLVIILNCMRSQNPDETAKLADSVALTYQLSSKEQRAFEAKLEEIEKQHKNCENFYSFMIMKSSFNKMYIEKVVRNILKGQNVDSKEGQLISFLALLNSYVTESTISVSQCEIFLGIIYTSMPWEPESLEDKMGAYSTLLINTEVTEYGRYTGVRIIHPLIAISCLKELEESYNLNKCQIALKILNENLFYVSGIGREKFQHDVQTLLLTRQRREYGDETDTLFAPLIEALQNEDIEKVLIAGATRFPQNAFICQALARYFYIKEKNFGTALEWANQAKKKAPKNSYISDTLGQVYKSQIKWWLDENKNSTDITVNDLICLLEAAENASKAFKKSQEQTERKGYETWAETWAKQTLQRKYDTYNTAGFFGEIEVGLYAIQILQLTPCFLKQNELSKKAMVEFLSGKGMIPTNPKCEYYLALNKFTSYLENLQSDLKRCFDFFDDYLVILKMKNTQKETGEITLSKKITRCFKKYVELFCHLDSGPLHSKESQLLQEENCRKALEALKADRFSGLLEYLNPNHREAATNMENIVTKYNFLLQQNPKKQMTKEKQNFILANIILNCLKPHSKFIQPLPILKKQLREVLLSIGPSHQYPNPYFLACLLFWPQNQELDEDSKFMEKYVSSLNRTFKRQYRSMCRSKQASTLFYLGKQKGLHSLVCKAEIEQYFNRPQNTSSLSQSADVCKKKVKDLLCRLTGQAEGKLVSMEYGTEKKVKIPVIPVYSGPLRSGGNIERVSFYLGFSMEGPQAYEIEII, translated from the coding sequence ATGAATGAGGAAGTAAATCTACCTGAAGTGGTCGATGACTGGACCAAAGAGCATGTGAAACAATGGGTGACCAAAGACCTTAAGATTGATGAAAAATATGGGCAGATTCTGCTCAGTGAAGAGGTAACTGGATTAGTCCTGCAGGAATTAACTGAGAAGGACCTTAGAGAAATGGGGCTACCACGGGGTTCAGCACTTTTGATAAAACGTAGATATAACAAATTGAATAACAGTTCCTCTGAAAGTAACAATCAGGATTCTGGACAATTAGATCATACAAAACCCTCCAAAAAAGAACACCCAAAAAAGCCACAACagatgaaaaaggaagaggaaaaatcagTGTTATCCAATattgatcatgatctcagagaggCCAGAGATACAAAAGAGCAAGAATCAATTCTTATGAAAGAAGATCCATTAAATGAGGGAGCGACCGCTGAAGACCAAAATGAGGATAAGCTAGAAACTAAACAGTTGACTTGTATGCCATATCCTTTTGATCAGTTCTGTAACAGCCATTGTTACATAGAAAATAGTGTTCTACAACCTGAAACTGGCCCACTCAATCTCATAGACCCAATACATGAGTTCAAAGCCCTCACAAATACAGAAGCAGCCACAGAAAAggacattaaaatgaaatttagcaATGAAGTCTTCCGATTTGCATCAGCTTGTATGAATTCTCGCACCAATGGCACTATCCATTTTGGAGTCAAGAACAGACCTCACGGACAAATTGTTGGTGTGAAAGTCGCCCATAAGGATGCCTTCATTGACCACTTCAATATAATGATCAGACAATATTTTGAAGAAAGCGAGATCAATGAAGTCAAGAAGTGCATTCGGGAGCCAAGGTTTGTGGAAGTCCTACTGCAGAACAATACACTGTCTGACAGATTTGTCATTGAAGTAGATGTTATTCCAAAACATTCTGTGtgtgaaaaaaagtatttcttaattagaatgcaaaattttaaaagtgaaacatgGAAACCAAACCAAGATCTTTCACTGTTTGTGAGAGATGGGCCCAGCACTAAGGATATCCTGGCCAATGTCAAGCAACGAGAATtaacttttaaagcatttttacaaAATCTAAAGTCAGTAGTAGCATCTAGAAAAGAGGCTGAAGAAGAATATGAGATGAAGGCAGATAGGAAGGAGAGTGAAGGACAAAAGTTGGTTAAACTCCTCATAGGCAACCGAGACTCACTGGATAATTCCTACTACAAATGGTACATTCTTGTGACAAATAAATGCCATCCAAATCAAACAAAGAACTTAGATTTTCTAAAGGAAATGGAATTGTTTGCTGTGCTGGAGTTTGATCCTGAATCTGTAAGCAAGGGGGTGGTCAAAGCTTACAAAAAAAGCCGAATAGCAAACCTTCACTTTCCAAATCAGTTTgaagaaaagacaaacaacatAAGGGAGAAAATTTCTAGTTTGAATCTTTACCAGCAGACCAGCTGGATCTTCTGCAATGGCAGGTCAGACTTGAAAAATGAGAGCTATAAGCCTCTAGAACCACATTTATGGCACAGAGAAAGAGCTTCTGAAGTCAGGAAGCtgattttatttctcacagatgAAAATATAATGACAAGAGGGAAATTTTTGGTTGTGTTTCTATTGCTCTCTCCAGTGGAAAGCCCAGGAGATCCCCTCATAGAAACTTTCTGTGCTTTCTACCAAGCTCTCAAAGGAATGGAAAATATACTGTGTATCTGTGTAAACTCACATATTTATCAACGATGGAAAGATCTGCTACAAACCAGACTGACAATAGCAGATGAATTAACAAACCACAGTATTTCCACTTTAAATTTAGAACTGATAAACAGTACTATCCTTAAACTAAAACCAGTGACTCAGTCTCTAAGAAGATTTTTGCCCTCCCATGGATTTTCTTCGATTatcttagagaaaaaggaagaggatatCTTGACTGCACTGGAAATCCTCTGTGAAAATGAATGTAAAGACACAGACATAGAGAAAGATAAATCTAAATTccaagaatttaagaaattaaaagaggaACACTTTTATCGAGGTGGCAAAGTATCCTGGTGgaacttctatttttcttctgaaaactaTTCTTCAGCTTTTGTCAAAAGGGATAGTTATGAAAAGCTTAAAGTTCTGATAAAGTGCTGGGCAGAGTCTCCTAAGCCAGAATTTGCAAAAATCATCAATCTTTATCACCATCCAGGCTGTGGAGGTACTACATTGGCCATGAATGTTCTCTGGGACCTAAAGAAAAACTTTAGATGTGctgtgttaaaaaacaaaacaactaattTCGAAGAAATTGTAGAACAAGTGACCAAATTGATTACCTATAAAGCCACCAGCCATGAAGATTACTTTCCGGTACTTCTCCTTGTGGATGATTTTGAAGACCAGGAAAATGTTTACGTGCTACAGAATGCCATCGATTCCATTTTGGGAGAGAAGGGTTTGAGATATGAAAAAACACTGGTAATTATCTTAAACTGCATGAGATCCCAGAATCCTGATGAAACTGCAAAATTAGCAGACAGTGTTGCACTAACCTACCAACTCTCTTCCAAGGAACAAAGAGCTTTTGAGGCCAAActggaagaaattgaaaagcaaCACAAGAACTGTGAAAACTTTTATTCCTTCATGATCATGAAAAGcagttttaataaaatgtatatagaaaagGTAGTCAGGAATATCCTAAAAGGACAGAATGTTGACAGCAAGGAAGGACAACTCATTTCTTTCCTGGCTCTACTCAACTCTTATGTCACTGAGTCTACAATTTCAGTATCACAGTGTGAAATATTTTTGGGAATCATATACACCAGTATGCCCTGGGAACCCGAAAGCCTAGAGGACAAGATGGGAGCCTATTCTACACTTCTGATAAACACAGAAGTCACAGAATATGGGAGATACACAGGTGTGCGCATCATTCATCCTTTGATTGCCATTTCCTGTCTGAAAGAACTGGAAGAAAGCTATAACTTGAACAAGTGCCAAATTGCATTGAAGATCTTAAATGAGAATTTATTCTATGTTTCTggaataggaagagaaaaatttcaACATGATGTGCAAACTCTTCTGCTTACGAGACAGCGCAGGGAATATGGAGATGAAACAGACACTTTGTTTGCCCCATTAATTGAAGCTTTACAGAACGAAGACATTGAAAAGGTCTTGATAGCTGGGGCTACTCGATTCCCACAAAATGCGTTCATTTGTCAGGCCTTAGCaagatatttttacattaaagaGAAGAATTTTGGCACTGCTCTGGAATGGGCAAACCAGGCCAAAAAGAAAGCACCTAAAAATTCCTATATTTCAGATACACTTGGTCAAGTCTACAAAAGTCAAATCAAATGGTGGttggatgaaaataaaaactccacAGATATTACAGTTAATGATCTAATATGCCTCTTGGAAGCTGCTGAAAATGCCTCAAAAGCTTTCAAAAAATCCCAAGAACAAACTGAGCGGAAAGGCTATGAAACCTGGGCAGAGACCTGGGCAAAACAAACGTTGCAAAGAAAATATGACACATACAACACAGCTGGCTTTTTTGGTGAAATAGAAGTTGGTCTCTATGCTATTCAGATTCTCCAGCTCACACCCTGTTTCCTCAAACAAAATGAATTATCTAAAAAAGCTATGGTAGAATTTTTATCAGGAAAGGGAATGATTCCCACAAATCcaaaatgtgaatattatttgGCTCTTAACAAGTTCACATCCTACTTAGAAAATTTACAATCAGATTTGAAAAGGTGCTTTGACTTTTTTGATGATTACcttgttattttgaaaatgaagaacacccaaaaagaaacaggagaaatcACATTAAGCAAGAAAATTACCCGTTGTTTCAAGAAATATGTGGAACTTTTCTGCCATTTGGATTCGGGTCCACTGCACAGCAAAGAGAGCCAGTTACTCCAAGAGGAGAATTGCAGGAAAGCTCTAGAAGCTTTGAAAGCAGATAGGTTTTCTGGACTCCTGGAATATCTTAACCCAAATCACAGAGAGGCTGCAACCAACATGGAAAATATAGTGACCAAATATAATTTCCTGTTGCAGCAAAACCcaaaaaagcaaatgacaaaggagaaacaaaatttcattttagccAATATTATTCTTAATTGTCTAAAACCCCATTCTAAGTTCATTCAACCACTTCCCATACTAAAAAAACAGCTCCGAGAAGTGTTACTATCCATAGGACCAAGTCATCAATATCCAAACCCTTACTTTTTAGCCTGCCTTCTATTCTGGCCACAAAATCAAGAACTAGATGAAGATTCCAAATTCATGGAAAAGTATGTTTCATCCTTAAACAGAACCTTCAAGAGACAATATAGGAGCATGTGCAGGTCTAAGCAGGCAAGCACACTTTTTTATCTGGGGAAGCAGAAGGGGCTCCATAGTCTTGTTTGCAAGGCTGAGATAGAGCAATACTTCAATAGACCACAAAATACAAGTTCCCTCTCACAGAGTGCAGATGTGtgcaaaaaaaaagtcaaagaccTCCTGTGTCGTCTAACTGGTCAGGCTGAAGGCAAGCTGGTCTCTATGGAATATGGAacagagaaaaaagttaaaataccaGTGATACCTGTTTATTCGGGTCCCCTCAGGAGTGGTGGCAACATAGAAAGAGTGTCCTTCTACCTAGGATTTTCCATGGAAGGCCCTCAAGCATATGagatagaaataatttaa